A genomic stretch from Longimicrobiaceae bacterium includes:
- a CDS encoding TetR/AcrR family transcriptional regulator, with product MRHEAEDRFLDAAERLLVEIGYPAITTRKLAEEAGANHGLVHYYFGSMEELFVRVLERFTERLVARQREMYASPAPYVDKWREAMRYLEEDRPYQKIWWELQAMAWNRPEYRERIARVHAGWSDAMREAVAEALAAYRLDAGPLSADAWVTLIVALNEGIILERLSGIERGHRELLAGIDRWLASLEHRSAPPAGETP from the coding sequence GTGCGGCACGAGGCAGAGGACCGTTTCCTCGACGCTGCTGAGCGTCTGCTGGTGGAGATCGGCTACCCGGCCATCACCACGCGGAAGCTGGCCGAGGAGGCGGGGGCGAACCACGGCCTGGTGCACTACTACTTCGGCTCGATGGAGGAGCTCTTCGTCCGAGTGCTGGAGCGCTTCACCGAGCGGCTGGTGGCGCGCCAGCGGGAGATGTACGCCTCCCCGGCCCCGTACGTCGACAAGTGGCGGGAAGCCATGCGCTACCTGGAGGAGGACCGGCCCTACCAGAAGATCTGGTGGGAGCTGCAGGCCATGGCCTGGAACCGCCCGGAGTACCGCGAGCGCATCGCCCGGGTGCACGCCGGATGGAGCGACGCCATGCGGGAGGCCGTGGCGGAAGCGCTTGCCGCATACCGGCTCGACGCCGGGCCGCTCTCCGCGGACGCGTGGGTGACGCTGATCGTGGCGCTCAACGAGGGGATCATCCTGGAGCGCCTCTCGGGGATCGAGCGCGGGCACCGGGAGCTGCTGGCCGGGATCGACCGGTGGCTCGCCTCGCTGGAGCATCGGTCCGCCCCCCCTGCGGGAGAGACGCCGTGA